The Oscillospiraceae bacterium region AAATGCGGTTGACCGAACCGGCGGTGCTGTTTTCGAGCGGCAGAATTCCGTACTCACAAAGCCCCTGCTCGACCGCGCCGAATACGCCGTCGAAGGTGCTGAAGTACATGATGCTGCCCGATGGGAAAATGCGGTCGGCTGCCAGCTGCGAATAAGCCCCCTCGACCCCCTGACATGCCACGAGGGGTCTCACCGGAAACTGCGCGGGGGTGTCGGCGATGGCCTTTTTGATCTGTTCCTTGATCGGGGATTCGCCCTCGACGATGCGGTTTTGCGCCGAGCGGCTGAGGTCTAAAATCACCGAAAACAGCGCGTCGGTGACCGGTGCCAGGTCAGGTCCGGCTTGTTTTGCCAGATCAGCCAACTTTTGGCGCTCGCGCTCGGAGTCGAGAACGGGCAGGTTGTTTTCGGCCTTATAGCGCCCTATTTCCTTGACGATGTCCATGCGTTTCGCCATCAGACTGACGATTTCGGAGTCGATTTCGTCGAGCGCAGTTCTTTTATCCCTGAGTTCCATTTTTATCACCTCAATGTATATTCATAAGAGCGTCGAAAACGGCCAGTGCGGCGGCAGCTTCGATCACAGGAACGGCGCGCGGGACGATGCAGGGGTCGTGGCGGCCTTTTATTTGCAGTTCTTTTTCGGTATGCGCCGATAAACTGACGGTTTGCTGTGGGATCGCGATGGAGGGGGTCGGTTTGATCGCCGCGCGGAAAACGAGCGGCATGCCCGTGGTGATCCCGCCCAAAATCCCGCCGTGGTTGTTGGTTTTAGTGCGGATCTGTTCGTCATCGATCATGAACGGGTCATTATTTTCACTGCCGCGCAAAGAAGCGCTCTCAAAGCCGTTTCCGAACTCGATGCCCCTGACGGCGGGAATGCCGAACACGATGGAGGAGATGCGGTTTTCCATGCCGTCGAACATCGGGTCCCCGAGGCCTGCGGACAGCCCGACGACGGCGCATTCGATGATGCCGCCGACCGAGTCTCCGGCTTTTTTCGCGTCCAGAATCACCTGCTCCATGGCTTCTCCGGCTTTGGGGTCGTTCACGATCAATGGGGTTTGGATAAGCTTATCAAAATCGGACTTCGAAACGGTCACAGGATCAAACTTTTTGTCGGATATTCCCGCGATGCTCTGAATGTGCGCGCCGATAAAAATCCCGCGTTCGACTAAAATTTGCAAACAAATGCCCCCTGCGGCACAGAGCGGCGCGGTGAGCCGACCGGAAAAATGGCCGCCGCCCGAATTATCCTGAAAACCGCGGAATTTGACCTCGGCGGTATAATCGGCGTGGCCGGGGCGGGGCGCGTCTTTGAATTCGGCATAATCGGCGGGGCGGGTGTTATGATTACGGATCAGAATGCAAATCGGAGCGCCGCAGGTCACGCCGTCGACTAAACCCGACACGAATTCCGGGGTGTCGGCCTCCGAGCGGGAGGTCGAGAGCGCGCTTTGACCGGGCGCGCGGCGGGCCATAAAAGCACAGAGCGCCGCTTGGTCGACGCGAAATCCGGCGGGCAGCCCGTCGATGACCACGCCGACGGTCTCCGAATGCGACTGGCCGAAGATCGAAATGCGGATATTTTGACCCCAGCAGGAACTCATATAAATCAATCCTTTCGTTGGTGTAGGGAACGGTCTTGACCGTTCCTTAACACCGCTAAAGCGGTGTTGTAAAATTTTAATCGTTAATAATTCTTTTCGTCCGCGCGGTGACGCGCGAACTCGGAACGGTCAAGACCGTTCCCTACAGATTCCGTTTAATCTAGAAAAATCGTTGAAAAATTCCGGGTAGGACTTATCGACATTTTGGGCGTTGGTGACGGTGACCGGGTTTTTGCAAATCGTCGAAGCGATGGCTGCCGCCATCACGATGCGGTGGTCTTGATATGCGTCGTAGGTGCCGCCGGTGAGTATGCCGCTTCCGGTGATGGTCATGGTGTTTTCGTCGGCTGCGGCGTTGCCGCCGAGGGCGTTGATCAGGCCGCAGACCGTTGCGACGCGGTCGCTCTCTTTGAGTCGCAGGCGGCTGATGTTTTGAATCACGGTCGTGCCGGTTGCAGCCGCAGCGACGACGGCGAGCGCGGGTACGAGATCGGGAACGTCGGCGGCGTCGATGGTGATGCCGCGCAGATTGCCTTTGCGGACGGTGACGGCGTTTTCGGTTTGGGTGACGGCTGCGCCGAACTGCCGCAGGATGTCACAAACGGCTTTGTCGCCCTGACCAGAATTGAGGTTTAGCCCCGTGACGGTGATTTCGCCGGAACATGCCCCGGCGGCGTTTGCCGCCGATGCACAAAGCCAAAACGCGGAATTCGACCAATCGCCCTCGGGGACGGGGGCGTTAACGGCGTGATAATGCTGATTGCCTTGGACGAAATAACCGGTTGCGGTCGGGGTGACTTTGATTGAAAACGCGGTCAACGCGTCGAGGGTCATTTGAATATAGCCGACCGATTGGGTCTGTCCGGTGACGATGATCTCACTGTCGCCGGATAATAACGGCAGAGCGAACAGCAAACCGCTGATGAACTGGGAGGAGACGTCGCCGGGGATTTCGTATCTGCCGGGGGTGAGGGTTCCCGAGACAATGGGGTTCGCCGTGCCCTTGCCCGTGATCATTATGCCGTGGGTTTCGAGGGTGTTCCAAAGCGCGTCCATCGGGCGCTGCGGCAGTTTTGCCGAGAGCTGAAAAGTCGCAGTTTTGCGGAGCGCGCCGACAAGCGGAACGAGAAAACGGTATAAAGAGCCGCTTTCGCCGCAGTCGAGCGTGACCTTTTTGGCGGATGATTTAATGGGCCGGATTAATAACTCATCATTGATATACTCCACTTTTGCGCCGAGGGCATTGAGACAGCGGACGGTGGCTTCGATGTCCTGCGAGAGCATGGAGCAGGGCAGGCGGATTTCGGTGTCACTTAACGCCGCGCAGATCAACAGTCGGTGCAGATGAGATTTGGAGGGGATGGCCGCGACGGTACCGCTTAAAAGCGCGGGTGTAATCGTCATGTTCATAAGGTACCCTCCAAACCGAGGTGTAAAAATTTGCGCACTTCTGCGATGGGCAATTTCATCAAATCGCACCGGCCGGGTTTGCGGGGAACGACGAGGGTCAGTTGATCGGAAAGCCGCTTTTTATCGGTCAATACGGTATCAAATAATTCGTCCTCGGAAAAAGAAGTCGAGAACGGGAGGTTATAACGGGTGAGAAGGGTTTTTAAAATCACGAGGCAATCGGGGTCGCAGAGGCCTTTTTGGACTGCGGCTTTGGTCATGAGCGTCATGCCGATTGCGACCGCGCTGCCGTGCGGGATCGTAAAATCGCTGCGCTGTTCGACCGCGTGGCCGAAAGTATGGCCGAAGTTTAAAAGCTGGCGCTCTCCGGTGTCGCGCTCGTCGGCGCAGACCACGTCGCGCTTAATTTCGACGCAGCGGGTGATGACGGCCCCGGTGTCGAAAGGATCGGATAAAAGACGATCGAAAACAGAGGCATCGCGGATGAAGCCGT contains the following coding sequences:
- the aroC gene encoding chorismate synthase, producing the protein MSSCWGQNIRISIFGQSHSETVGVVIDGLPAGFRVDQAALCAFMARRAPGQSALSTSRSEADTPEFVSGLVDGVTCGAPICILIRNHNTRPADYAEFKDAPRPGHADYTAEVKFRGFQDNSGGGHFSGRLTAPLCAAGGICLQILVERGIFIGAHIQSIAGISDKKFDPVTVSKSDFDKLIQTPLIVNDPKAGEAMEQVILDAKKAGDSVGGIIECAVVGLSAGLGDPMFDGMENRISSIVFGIPAVRGIEFGNGFESASLRGSENNDPFMIDDEQIRTKTNNHGGILGGITTGMPLVFRAAIKPTPSIAIPQQTVSLSAHTEKELQIKGRHDPCIVPRAVPVIEAAAALAVFDALMNIH
- the aroA gene encoding 3-phosphoshikimate 1-carboxyvinyltransferase; protein product: MNMTITPALLSGTVAAIPSKSHLHRLLICAALSDTEIRLPCSMLSQDIEATVRCLNALGAKVEYINDELLIRPIKSSAKKVTLDCGESGSLYRFLVPLVGALRKTATFQLSAKLPQRPMDALWNTLETHGIMITGKGTANPIVSGTLTPGRYEIPGDVSSQFISGLLFALPLLSGDSEIIVTGQTQSVGYIQMTLDALTAFSIKVTPTATGYFVQGNQHYHAVNAPVPEGDWSNSAFWLCASAANAAGACSGEITVTGLNLNSGQGDKAVCDILRQFGAAVTQTENAVTVRKGNLRGITIDAADVPDLVPALAVVAAAATGTTVIQNISRLRLKESDRVATVCGLINALGGNAAADENTMTITGSGILTGGTYDAYQDHRIVMAAAIASTICKNPVTVTNAQNVDKSYPEFFNDFSRLNGICRERS